The Luteimonas sp. YGD11-2 genome has a window encoding:
- a CDS encoding glutamine--tRNA ligase/YqeY domain fusion protein codes for MTADASPDTATPTDAPLRRDFIRQIVRDDLASGRHDAIRTRFPPEPNGYLHIGHAKAICLDFGIAQEFGGRCNLRFDDTNPAKEDPEFVAAIQDDVRWLGYEWASLRHASDYFEVFYLAAEKLVQDGRAFVCDLSAEQVREYRGTLTEPGRHSPFRDRSVEENLDLFRRMRAGEFPDGARTLRAKIDMASGNINLRDPALYRIKHVPHQNTGDAWPIYPMYDFAHALGDAIEGITHSLCTLEFEDHRPLYDWCVDNVDLAGNPQLLAPLAAKGLPIEAGKPRQIEFSRLNINYTVMSKRKLTQLVADGLVDGWDDPRMYTLQGLRRRGYTPASLRLLVERVGISKQNSVIDFSVLEGALREDLDAHAPRRMAVLDPLKLVLTNLPVEHEEALAFPNHPKDESLGVRQVPFASELWIEREDFAEVPPKGWKRLVPGGEVRLRGAGIVRVDEVVKDDAGHVVELRGALDPESRPGMEGANRKVKGTIHWVSARHAVAAEVRLYDRLFVVENPDDESGGKTYRDHINPDSRRSVQGWVEPAAADAAPEQPFQFERLGYFVADRRDHRPGAPVFNRSVTLRDTWAAKA; via the coding sequence ATGACCGCTGACGCCTCCCCCGATACCGCCACCCCGACCGATGCCCCCCTGCGTCGCGACTTCATCCGCCAGATCGTGCGTGACGACCTCGCCAGCGGCAGGCACGACGCCATCCGCACCCGCTTCCCGCCGGAGCCCAACGGCTACCTGCATATCGGCCACGCCAAGGCGATCTGCCTGGACTTCGGCATCGCCCAGGAGTTCGGCGGCCGCTGCAACCTGCGCTTCGACGACACCAATCCCGCGAAGGAGGACCCGGAGTTCGTCGCCGCGATCCAGGATGACGTGCGCTGGCTGGGCTACGAGTGGGCCAGCCTGCGCCATGCCTCGGACTACTTCGAGGTCTTCTACCTGGCGGCCGAGAAACTCGTCCAGGACGGCAGGGCGTTCGTCTGCGACCTCTCCGCCGAGCAGGTGCGCGAGTACCGCGGCACGCTCACCGAGCCCGGCCGCCACTCGCCGTTCCGCGACCGCAGCGTCGAGGAGAACCTCGACCTGTTCCGGCGCATGCGCGCCGGCGAGTTCCCGGATGGGGCGCGCACCCTGCGCGCGAAGATCGACATGGCCAGCGGCAACATCAACCTGCGCGACCCGGCGCTGTACCGGATCAAGCACGTGCCGCACCAGAACACCGGCGATGCCTGGCCGATCTACCCGATGTACGACTTCGCCCACGCGCTGGGCGACGCGATCGAGGGCATCACCCACTCGCTGTGCACGCTGGAATTCGAGGACCACCGCCCGCTGTACGACTGGTGCGTGGACAACGTCGACCTTGCCGGCAACCCGCAACTGCTGGCACCGCTGGCGGCGAAGGGGCTGCCGATCGAAGCCGGCAAGCCGCGCCAGATCGAGTTCTCGCGGCTCAACATCAACTACACGGTGATGAGCAAGCGCAAGCTCACCCAGCTGGTCGCCGATGGCCTGGTCGACGGCTGGGACGACCCGCGCATGTACACCCTGCAGGGCCTGCGGCGGCGCGGCTATACGCCGGCATCGCTGCGTCTGCTGGTAGAGCGCGTGGGCATCAGCAAGCAGAACTCGGTGATCGACTTCTCGGTGCTGGAAGGCGCGCTGCGCGAGGATCTCGACGCCCACGCGCCGCGGCGCATGGCGGTGCTCGACCCGCTGAAGCTGGTGCTGACCAACCTGCCCGTGGAGCACGAGGAAGCGCTGGCATTCCCCAACCACCCCAAGGACGAATCGCTCGGCGTGCGCCAGGTGCCGTTCGCAAGCGAGCTGTGGATCGAGCGCGAGGACTTCGCCGAGGTGCCGCCGAAGGGCTGGAAGCGGCTGGTGCCCGGGGGCGAGGTGCGCCTGCGCGGCGCCGGCATCGTGCGCGTCGACGAGGTGGTCAAGGACGACGCCGGCCATGTGGTCGAACTGCGCGGCGCGCTGGATCCGGAATCGCGGCCCGGCATGGAAGGCGCCAACCGCAAGGTCAAGGGCACCATCCACTGGGTCAGCGCGCGCCATGCGGTGGCCGCCGAGGTGCGCCTCTACGATCGCCTGTTCGTGGTCGAGAACCCCGATGACGAGAGCGGCGGGAAGACCTACCGCGACCACATCAACCCCGATTCCAGGCGCTCGGTGCAGGGCTGGGTGGAACCCGCCGCCGCGGATGCAGCGCCCGAGCAGCCGTTCCAGTTCGAGCGGCTGGGTTATTTCGTCGCCGACCGCCGTGACCATCGTCCGGGCGCGCCGGTGTTCAACCGCAGCGTGACCCTGCGCGACACCTGGGCGGCGAAGGCGTGA